Within the Paracoccus everestensis genome, the region ACGTGGTCCTGGCCATAGACAGCCAGCCCGTCAGCCGATTTACCCAGATGCGCCAGGCAGTCGAGGCGGCCGAGGGGCAGCCCCTGGTCCTGCAAGTCTGGCGTCCGGGCACGGGCATCGCCGACTATACCCTGGTCCCGAAGATGCAGGATCTGCCCGCCGAGGCGGGCGGCTATGAACGTCGCTGGCTGATCGGCGTGACGGGGGGCGAAAGCTTCTTTTCCCCTGCGACCCGCAGCGCCGGGCCGCTGGAATCGCTGTGGCTGGGCACGCTTCAGACCTGGGGGATCATCACATCATCCTTGTCGGGGATGTGGGCGATGATCTCGGGGCAGATCGACAGTTGCAACCTCGGCGGCGCGATCAGCATTGCGGAAAGCACCGGGCAGGCGGCAAGCGCCGGGGGCGGCAATTTCCTGTGGTGGATCGCGGTGCTGTCGGCGGCCATCGGTTTCCTGAACCTGCTGCCGATCCCCGTCCTGGATGGCGGGCATCTGATGTTTTATGCCTGGGAAGCCGTCACAGGCCGCCCGCCCTCGGACAAGGCGCTGAATCTGCTGACCGCCATCGGCATGGCGGCGGTGCTGTCGCTGATGATTTTCGGCCTCAGCAACGATCTTTTCTGTCCCTAGGGCGCGATGCGCTTTTGACAGGGCAGGTGGTTTGATGCACAAGCTTGACGCAAAAGAAGGCGCCGCAAGCAGCGCCAATGCAGGCTGACGACAAGAGGGGCAGCAATGACACGGAAACTGGGCAGGGGCGCGGTCGCCCTGGTGACGGCCTTGACGATTGCGACCCCGGCGGCGCTGATCCCCGGCGCAGCGGCGGCCTATGTCTTCAACGACGTGCGGATCGAAGGGTCGTCGCGGGTCGAACCGGCCACCGTGCTGTCCTATGCCAATATTGCGCGCGGCCAGGACGTTTCGGCAGGGGAGTTGAACGACGCCCTGCAGCGATTGCAAAATTCCGGCCTGTTCGAAACGGTCGAGATCGTGCCGCAGGGCAATGTCCTGGTGATCCGGGTCAGCGAATACCCGACGATCAACCAGATCAGCTTCGAGGGCAACCGCCGCATCAAGGACGAGCAACTGGCCGAGATCGTGCAAAGCGCGTCCCGCCGGGTTTATCAGCCCAGCCAGGCCATCCAGGACGCCAACAACATCGCCCAGGCCTATGCCGCGCAGGGCCGTCTGGCCGCCCGCGTCGATCCGCGCATCATCCGCCGCAGCGACAACCGTGTCGATCTGGTCTTCGAGGTCCGCGAAGGCAACGTCACTGAAATCGAGCGCATCGGCTTTACCGGCAACCGCGCCTTCAGCGACCGCCGTCTGCGCAACGTGCTGGACACCAAGCAGGCGGGCATCCTGCGCACCTTTATCCGCCGCGACACGTTCGCGCCGGAACGGCTGCAGCTGGATGAACAACTGCTGACCGATTTCTATCGTTCGCGCGGTTATGCCGACTTCCGGGTTCAGGCGGTTGCGCCTGAACTGGCGCGCGAACGCGACGCCTTCTACATCACCTTCAACATTCAGGAAGGCCCGCGTTACCGCTTTGCCCAGGTCAACACCGTGTCCGAGATACCGGGCGTCGATGCAGGGGCCTTTGCCGCGCAGAATCGGGTGGGTCGGGGCGATGTGTACAACCCCGCCGCCATCGACAACACCATCCGGCGGATGGAGACCATCGCGATCCAGCAAGGTCTGAACTTCGTCAACATCGAACCCAGGGTAACGCGCAATCCGCAGAACCAGACGCTGGATCTGACATTCGCCATCACCCGTGGCCCGCGCGTCTTCGTCGAACGCATCGACATCGAGGGCAACACGACCACGCTGGACCAAGTGATCCGCCGCCAGTTCAACACGGTCGAGGGCGACCCCTTCAGCCCGCGCGAAATCCGCAATGCCGCCGAACGCATTCGCGCGCTTGGCTATTTCAGCGACGCGCAGGTCGAAAGCCGCCCCGGCAGCAGTGATGAACAGGTGATCGTCGATGTGAACGTCGAGGAACAACCGACCGGGTCGCTGTCCTTTGGCGCGTCCTATGGCGTGGCCTCGGGCGTAGGCCTGAACGCGTCCTTGCAGGAAAACAATTTCCTGGGACGGGGCCAGACGGTCGGCCTGTCGATCTCGACCGCCGATGGCGACCAATCTTCGTCCCTGACCTTTATCGAGCCGTATTTTCTGGGCCGTGACCTGCGGTTTGGCTTCAACACCTATTACAATGTCACCGAAAGCCTGAATTCGGACTATAATACCCGGTCGGTAGGGGTTCGCCCGTCCATCGAGTTTCCGGTCTCGGAGAATGGGCGTCTGGAACTGCGCTATCGCCTGTCCAAGGAAACCTTGGGCGGGGTCGAGGAAGACAGTTCCGAACTGCTCCAGGCCGAGGAAGGGCAGCGCGTCACCTCGGCGCTTGGCTACAGCTATCTGTGGGACACGCGCATCACCGGGCTGGATCCGCTGACCAGCTACAAGCTGCGTTTTTCGCAGGATTTTGCGGGTCTTGGCGGGGACACGAAAAGCGTGACGACCTCGGCGCTTGCCGGGGTGGAAAGCAACGCCTGGCGCGAAGAAGTGACCCTGCGCGCCGAGTTCGAGGTTGGCGCGATCTATTCCTATAGCGACTATTCCACCTGGATTCTGGACCGTTATCGCAACGGCACCCGAATCCGAGGCTTTGAACCCAACGGCCTTGGCCCCCGCGATCTTGCAGCCGAGAACGAGGACGGCCTGGGCGGCAACTATTTCTGGGCGGTCCGCACCGAAGCACAATTCCCTGTGGGACTTCCGGAAGAATACGGCATTTCCGGCGGCCTGTTTGCCGATGTAGGCTCGATCTGGGGGCTGGATAACACCAGCTATGAAATTGACGGAAAGCCGCCTGTCACAATCGACGATTCGATGAACATCCGCGCATCAATCGGCGCGTCGCTGTTCTGGACCACGCCCATCGGCCCGTTGCGGTTCAACTTCTCGAAAGCGATCAAGCAGGAAGACTATGACGAGGAGCAGAACTTCGACCTGACCATCTCGACGCGGTTCTGATGGTGCTGTTGCGGCGGCTTGCGGTCTGCGCGCTGGTCCTGCCGGGGCAGGTCCAAGCGCAGCAGGCCCCGGGCGATGTTGTTCCGGTTCCGCCGGAACTGCCATCTCGCACGATCCAGACGCCCGACGACGCCGCACCCGTGGCAGGCTCGCCGATCCTGACGGTGGATCAGGATCTGCTGTTTACCTTGTCCGAGTGGGGCAAGCGCACGCAGCGTGTTCTGGACGAGGAAGGGGGCAAGATCGAGGCCGAAAACGAGCGTCTGGCAGCCCAGCTTTCCGCCGAGGAAGCGACCTTGACCGAACAGCGCGGCACCCTGGATCCGGCCGAGTTCCGCAGGCTGGCCGAAGCTTTCGATACCCGTGCGACCGAGGTCCGCCGCCAGCGTGCGCAGGTTGTCCAGGATCTGAACGCCTGGGCCGAGGCTGATCGTGCCGCCTTTTATCGCGCCGCGCTGCCCCAAATGGGCGAAATGATGCAGGAACGTGGCGCCGTGGCGGTTCTGGACCGGCGCACGGTCTTTGTGTCCATGGACGCCATCGACATGACGCAGGCCCTGGTGATGCGCCTGAACGAAAATCCGGGCGACGGGTCGGGGACCGTCCCGATGCCGGAGCTGGACGGGAAATAGGTCAGGGCAGGCGGGCCAGGCGGTCGGCCAGCATCGTGAACAGGGCGTCCCGGTCCACGTGGCGGATGAAGTTCGCATTTGCCGGGCGGTCGCTCACGCGCCACCAGTCGGCAACCGTCATGCCGGTGGTGAACTGGCCCGCCGTCTCGATTTCCACATTGATATGGCGTCCGGTGAACAGATCCGGGCGCAGCAGCCAGGCGATGGTGCAGGGATCGTGCAGCGGCGCACCTTCGCTGCCGTATTTTTCCTTGTCGAAGCGTTCGAAGAAATCGGTCCAGCTGGCAATGGCGGGACCGCAGCGGCCGGGCAGGGCGCGCATCCGTTCGATCCAGTCGCGCGATGTCACCGCCTCGTGCGTGGCATCCAGGGGCATCACCACCAGGGGCGCACCCGCGGCAAACACCTCGGCCGCGGCTTCTGGATCCACGAAGATGTTGAATTCGGCGGCCGGGGTGATGTTGCCCACCTCGAAATAGGCGCCACCCATCAGCACGATTTCCTGGACCCGGCCAATGATGTCGGGCGCGCGGCGGAATGCCTGGGCGATATTGGTCAGCGGCCCGATGGGCACCAGCGTTACCGTGCCTGCCGCTTCGCGTCGCAGTGTTTCGATGATGAAATCGACGCCGTGCTGCGATTGCAGGGCAACCGAGGGCGTGGGCAGTTCGATCCCGTCCAGACCGGATTTTCCATGGACGTGTTCCGCCGTGATCAGCGGACGCACCAGGGGGCGATCGCAACCCGCGAAGACCGGAATGTCGGGCCGACCCGCCAGTTCGACGATCTTGCGCGCGTTCAGTTCGGTCAGCGCCAGCGGCACATTGCCCGCAACGGCGGTCAGGCCCAGGATCTCAAGCTCGGGACTGGCAAGCGCCAGCAGGATCGCCACGGCATCGTCCTGGCCGGGATCCGTGTCGATGATGATCTTGCGCGTCATGCGAACCTCTTGAACTGTCGCGTTGTTGTGAAAGGGAAGTTCCGGCGGCGCAAGCCCCCTTGGTTCGGGGATCCATTGACCCCCCGCGCTGCCCGCGCTAGGGGCGCAGCATGGCACGCGCACCCCTTTTACAACTGACCGACATTTCGCTGACCTTTGGCGGGGATCCCGTATTCGAGGGGCTGTCCCTGAACATCCAGCCGGGCGACCGGGTGGCCCTTGTGGGGCGCAACGGATCGGGCAAATCGACGCTGATGAAGGTCATGGCGGGCCTGGTCGAGGTCGACCGGGGCGAGATCGTTGTCAGCGCGGGCGTATCGACCGGATATATGGAACAGGATCCCGACCTGTCGGGATTTGCGACCCTGGGCGATTTTGCCGCTGCTGGCCTGCCTGAATCCGAATCCTACCGCGTCGAGATGGCGGCCGAGGGTCTGAAGTTCGATCCCATGCGCCCTGTCGATACCGCATCCGGTGGGGAACGCCGCCGGGCGGCCCTTGCCCGGCTTCTGGCGCAGGCGCCCGAACTGATGCTGCTGGACGAACCCACCAACCATCTGGACATCCAGGCAATCGGCTGGCTGGAGGATCACCTGTCCCAGACCCGCGCCGCCTATGTCCTGATCAGCCACGACCGCGCCTTTCTGCGCCGCCTGACCCGCGCGACCTTGTGGATCGACCGGGGCGAGGTCCGCCGCCAGGAACGCGGCTTCGAGGGATTCGAGGACTGGCGCGAAGCCGTCTGGTCTGCCGAGGATGACGCCCGCCACAAGCTGGACCGCAAGATCAAGGCCGAGGCCCGCTGGGCCGTCGAGGGCATCAGCGCACGTCGCAAGCGCAACCAGGGCCGGGTCCGTGCCTTGGCCGCGTTGCGCGCCGAACGCAGTGGCCAGATCAGGCGCCAGGGCACGGCGGCAATGGCGTTTGATTCGGGTCCGCAGTCGGGAAAGAAGGTGATCGAGGCCAAGGGCATCGCCAAGGCCTTTGGCGATCGCACCATTCTGCGGCCTTTCGACCTGCGGGTGAACCGGGGCGATCGGGTGGCATTCGTCGGCCCGAACGGCGCGGGCAAGACCACTTTGATCAAGATGCTGACCGGCGAAATCGCCCCCGACGAGGGGACGGTCAGCCTTGGCACCAATCTGGAACTGGCCGTCTTTGACCAGACCCGCTCGGCGCTGAACCCTGACCAGACCCTTTGGGAATCGCTGACGGGCGATCCCGATATGCGCGTGTCGGGCCGGGCCGACCAGGTCATGGTGCGCGGCCAGCCGCGTCACGTAGTGGCCTATCTCAAGGATTTCCTGTTCGACGACGCCCAGGCCCGTGCGCCGGTGCGCAGCCTGTCGGGCGGCGAAAAGGCCCGCCTGTTGCTGGCGCGGCTGATGGCGCGCCCGTCCAACCTGCTGGTGCTGGACGAACCCACCAACGACCTGGACGTGGAAACGCTGGATCTGTTGCAGGATCTGCTGGGCGATTACGACGGCACCGTTCTGCTGGTCAGCCACGACCGTGACTTCATTGACCGCGTGGCCGATACCACCATCGCGATGGAAGGCGATGGACAGGCGACCGTTTATGCCGGCGGGTGGTCCGATTACCGCGCCCAGCGGGGCGAGGATGGACCGGTCGCGGTCGAGGTTCCGAAAAAGGCTGACGCGCCGACTGAACGACAGAAAGTCGCCAAGTCCGGCCTGTCCTTTACCGAACGCCACCGCCTGGACGCGCTGCCCGCCGTGATCGAGCGTCTGGAAGCCGAAATCGCCAAGCTGACCGATTTTCTGGCCCAGCCCGGCCTGTTCCAGACCGCCCCCGCCAAGTTC harbors:
- the bamA gene encoding outer membrane protein assembly factor BamA, with translation MTRKLGRGAVALVTALTIATPAALIPGAAAAYVFNDVRIEGSSRVEPATVLSYANIARGQDVSAGELNDALQRLQNSGLFETVEIVPQGNVLVIRVSEYPTINQISFEGNRRIKDEQLAEIVQSASRRVYQPSQAIQDANNIAQAYAAQGRLAARVDPRIIRRSDNRVDLVFEVREGNVTEIERIGFTGNRAFSDRRLRNVLDTKQAGILRTFIRRDTFAPERLQLDEQLLTDFYRSRGYADFRVQAVAPELARERDAFYITFNIQEGPRYRFAQVNTVSEIPGVDAGAFAAQNRVGRGDVYNPAAIDNTIRRMETIAIQQGLNFVNIEPRVTRNPQNQTLDLTFAITRGPRVFVERIDIEGNTTTLDQVIRRQFNTVEGDPFSPREIRNAAERIRALGYFSDAQVESRPGSSDEQVIVDVNVEEQPTGSLSFGASYGVASGVGLNASLQENNFLGRGQTVGLSISTADGDQSSSLTFIEPYFLGRDLRFGFNTYYNVTESLNSDYNTRSVGVRPSIEFPVSENGRLELRYRLSKETLGGVEEDSSELLQAEEGQRVTSALGYSYLWDTRITGLDPLTSYKLRFSQDFAGLGGDTKSVTTSALAGVESNAWREEVTLRAEFEVGAIYSYSDYSTWILDRYRNGTRIRGFEPNGLGPRDLAAENEDGLGGNYFWAVRTEAQFPVGLPEEYGISGGLFADVGSIWGLDNTSYEIDGKPPVTIDDSMNIRASIGASLFWTTPIGPLRFNFSKAIKQEDYDEEQNFDLTISTRF
- a CDS encoding OmpH family outer membrane protein; amino-acid sequence: MVLLRRLAVCALVLPGQVQAQQAPGDVVPVPPELPSRTIQTPDDAAPVAGSPILTVDQDLLFTLSEWGKRTQRVLDEEGGKIEAENERLAAQLSAEEATLTEQRGTLDPAEFRRLAEAFDTRATEVRRQRAQVVQDLNAWAEADRAAFYRAALPQMGEMMQERGAVAVLDRRTVFVSMDAIDMTQALVMRLNENPGDGSGTVPMPELDGK
- a CDS encoding nucleoside hydrolase translates to MTRKIIIDTDPGQDDAVAILLALASPELEILGLTAVAGNVPLALTELNARKIVELAGRPDIPVFAGCDRPLVRPLITAEHVHGKSGLDGIELPTPSVALQSQHGVDFIIETLRREAAGTVTLVPIGPLTNIAQAFRRAPDIIGRVQEIVLMGGAYFEVGNITPAAEFNIFVDPEAAAEVFAAGAPLVVMPLDATHEAVTSRDWIERMRALPGRCGPAIASWTDFFERFDKEKYGSEGAPLHDPCTIAWLLRPDLFTGRHINVEIETAGQFTTGMTVADWWRVSDRPANANFIRHVDRDALFTMLADRLARLP
- a CDS encoding ABC-F family ATP-binding cassette domain-containing protein, yielding MARAPLLQLTDISLTFGGDPVFEGLSLNIQPGDRVALVGRNGSGKSTLMKVMAGLVEVDRGEIVVSAGVSTGYMEQDPDLSGFATLGDFAAAGLPESESYRVEMAAEGLKFDPMRPVDTASGGERRRAALARLLAQAPELMLLDEPTNHLDIQAIGWLEDHLSQTRAAYVLISHDRAFLRRLTRATLWIDRGEVRRQERGFEGFEDWREAVWSAEDDARHKLDRKIKAEARWAVEGISARRKRNQGRVRALAALRAERSGQIRRQGTAAMAFDSGPQSGKKVIEAKGIAKAFGDRTILRPFDLRVNRGDRVAFVGPNGAGKTTLIKMLTGEIAPDEGTVSLGTNLELAVFDQTRSALNPDQTLWESLTGDPDMRVSGRADQVMVRGQPRHVVAYLKDFLFDDAQARAPVRSLSGGEKARLLLARLMARPSNLLVLDEPTNDLDVETLDLLQDLLGDYDGTVLLVSHDRDFIDRVADTTIAMEGDGQATVYAGGWSDYRAQRGEDGPVAVEVPKKADAPTERQKVAKSGLSFTERHRLDALPAVIERLEAEIAKLTDFLAQPGLFQTAPAKFKKATEALTERQEALAAAEEEWLLLEEKADP